In the genome of Amphiura filiformis chromosome 11, Afil_fr2py, whole genome shotgun sequence, the window GCCATTTTACAAATGTTGTGGTGCCAGGTGGATGTGGTTAACCCTCCATTCAAGTGAAGAAATcaaaaaaaattccactttttagaCCAAAAAGGCTACAGTTTTAGGTCAATTTTGTGGATTTCTTGTAACATTTCCCAGCCCTCTCATCAAACATTTTGCCCTCCCAGAAACAAATTCCAGATGCTGCCATTGCAAATATGAATGACTTGATCCAATTTGCACAAATTGACCTCAAGTTTAAAATTATATGTAGGAGAAATCAGCATTGACGACATATTTTAGGAATTAAgcttcattttgaaaaagcatCAGAAAAACTATGAGTCACCCAATTTGGGCCGATCATCTTTGCTGGCTTTTATAAAGTCACATTTTTGTcttaaaattgcaacattttacTTTTAAACTATACTCCATTTTAACAACATGGATGATCCATTTTATTACTCACCAATTTGGTAAATTTTGGAATGATCCTTCATCTGTGAGATCAAATACTAATAATGCACCCATTGCATTGTTGTAGTGTGATTTGGTTAAGCTCCTATATCTTTCCATGCCTGCATTCAAAAGACAGTTAATAATCAAATAACATAATTGAATACTAGATTAGTTGTTAACATCCCTCCCAGAGGAATTGTTTTGTTATACTGAATCTTACTtgatcagtggcatagccagggagaaaggggggggggggcagcttgcccgtgggatgctggccgcccttttttgtattttttagcccattattgataattttcatcaaaatttgccccccttaaaagttgtcttcccccattgcccaccctctgaaaaagtgctggctacgccactgtacttGTTCCTGACCCCAACCTATAATACTGTGAATATGATCGTGCTGGCCTtttaatcccagggtcgtgggttcgagtcccggcaggaccgaaAGTGGCTCGGGAAGGCGCAGGATACTTCTGTGAGCAGTTTGTGACaaaaatggtggcagcggtgggatcctggtgtttcttaacaccaggCGGATCCATCCATCGGAATGGGGTCGACGAATAGACGTTCATATAATGGCTGGCAGTGAGTCCAGGAAGTAAGGCGCGAGGACGCGCCTTATGAGGAGGGGGAGCATTGCCACAGAGGTACAAATGTATAAGTGCgtaagtgttatagacctgacggggaagtcggagtcctcttttggtctatacactaGCGCACTcgccagggtcgtgggttcgagtcctggcaggaccggaagtggctcgagaaGGTGCAGGATACTTCTGTGAGCGGTTTGTGACaaaaatggtggcagcggtgggatcctggtgtttcttaacaccaTGCGGATCCATCCATCAGAATGGGTTAGGTGGTCATATAATGGCTGGCAATGAGTCCAGGAAGTATAGGCGCGAGGACGCATTTTACACAGTCtgagtcctcttttggtctatacactaGCACGCTcgcagggtcgtgggttcgagtcccggcaggaccggaagtggctcaagaaggcgcaggatacttctgtgagcggtttgtgacaaaaatggtggcagcggtgggatcctGTTGTTTCTTAACACCATGCGGATCCATCCATCGGAATGGGTTAGGCGTTCATACAATGTATTTAATGGCTGGCAGTGAGTTCAGGAAGTAAGGCGCGAGGACGCGTTTTATGAAGTCtgagtcctcttttggtctatacactaGCACGCTcgccagggtcgtgggttcgagtcacAGCAGGACCGAAAGTGGCTCGAGCTCAAGAAGGCGCAGTGATACTTCCATCAGTTCTGTGAGCGGTTTGTgacaatatatatacaaaatgtaCAGTGCTGATTAAAAAGCGGATGTCAAGCTACACCAGGAGACGACCCCTCAGCACTAGCTTGAAGGCATCAAGGGATGTGTACTCGGCCGGATCCTTACTACAAGAAGTATTATTTATGCAATGGTATTCAATCCAATGGACCTAGTCCTTAGTGCTCAAGTCTAAGTTCAAGTCCTCTTCTTGTTTTATATCTTGGTAATTTTGAAAATACTGATGGATTCAAATAATAAGTAACTTCAACTATCAAATTTTATGGGCTCATGATATTATTTACTTTTAGGAAGTACTGGTCAGCCTTCTTTGACTTTGTGAGTGtattgcaaaaattttgactttcatcacttggcccttggaggggcgcagaatcgacgcAACGCTGAATTGATCAATTCGACGACCCTTAGAAGGGTAGCACCCAGGGAAAAGGGTATGTGCCTCCCCCGCTTGCATCACACATACTGGAATTTTAATGATGTTGAgactagacgttcgcttttcgtatctctttccttgttggaaaggtataacgttgacgagataggaacatgtacctaCTGTAACATCCGTGACCTACTCTGccgtgtttggctgagtaacggtacatgaacacggtcttttgtgcctatgtaaattagtcattgtgtaaagctgtgtttatacccatgggttactcatcatcagactgaatcattgtcgttaactgcacaagttatgtgtgtaaTTCTAGAGAAccaacagagggtgtcaatataggcctacgtgtcgcttttgaaaaacagcgattcatgcgcatgctcagcaggcaaatacgacggcgatttagtacactgatcatgcgtgcgattcagatttctgcaaaagcgattgagtataaatgcatctttagaaatgaccgacgattgtgtgttctcaagtgggttttatcatgttaattagtgacctgacacacatttgtattggttcgatcaagcattgattttttgtactggatcgttcaagcatctccaacaaatttttcaatgtaagtgcctctggccctagtggaagtaaaaaacggatactatggccagagttctagggctagttgAGACCATgagaccatggaggtatataaataattttatttatatacctccatgatgaGACGAGCATGCGAGTTGACAGTACTATGAATGATGAACTCCGGGGATGAACTATGATTGCATGGACCTATACGGTACGTGTATGTAGCCTACATACCTGCTGTATCTTGGATTTCCACTCTAATATTCTTGCCCTGTCTAAATATCATTTTAGATTTAGAATCTACCGTATGGACAGGTTTATCACTCAGTCGAAATTCTCCTTCCGTATCTTCGTGTATGTAGCGAAGTAGCAGAGTTGTTTTGCCCGTCCCAGAATCACCAATCATGATGAAACGAATGTAATAAGACAATTTTTGGCCACCTTTAATGGCAGCCATGCTGTCAAAGAAACTATTTTTAGAATCGACTTTGACGCTATTCAGTTCAACCATGGTGAAAAGGTAAACAATGTTGAACAAATACACAATGTCAACACGTACAGATAAAGCGACTTTGTGTGTGACAGGTCAGCTGAGGTTGCCAAATTCTGCACCGATAGTTTCATTTCTAGTTTGGACTGGCTACAACGTAAACATTCACGGACAGCGTTTCAATGTGCACACGCACAGGTCATTTACCAAAGACATTCAACGCATATAGGAATGAGGTTTAAAATCAATTAGTAAGTCAAAATTTCCCTTTAAAAATACATGCTCCGTTCGGCATATTTTCACCCCGGGATTTTTACTTTCAAGCatgcgcggatttagaggggggcacaaccggcccgtgccccccctttggcggatccaaaaaaataaaaaagaagaaaagaaagagaagggaaggagggaaagaaaaggaaaagaaaagaaagagaaaaaagaaaaaaaggaaaaaagaaaacggagcaacgtaaaaagaaagaaagaaaatcttcgGGCCTATAGCCTCCTATAGcctaataaatctgtaatgaGTAGGCCTACCATACACCGGGGTGGCACtctccaggcgcggattcagggcgGCACCccctttctcccccccccccaaaaaaaaagaggaaaagagagaagagaagagaaaaaaaggagaaaaagagaagagaaaaggagaaggggaaAAGTTAATGCCATGCCAAAATAAaccgcacagtagctcacagtctggtctatcagaagtaggccctataatactAGTATATAGGTCTGATTCTTTTAGGCAGTGCTTGTTGATTACTGCTGGCCCGTCGATGAtcgggcccgtcacattttgtcatttcaatccatgcatgctttaaattgcgaatctccgagtaaagtgtcagtgtaacattttgcaaattgagttcgggccctgttttgttttaaaaagcaattatATACTCTcatatagtgtaaaaatgatcaccaaatggcttcaattggaccttcattttgcaaaacttcCAAATTTCGGAGGCCccttagaccccccccccccccccgtgtcgTGCAACGTTATGGGTACGGTACATAAAGCAAAAATTTatacaaaagaggtcaaaacttgtccaaatggcttcaattgggccgtccttttgcaaattttaggctttttcaaactcaaatttcacaccataatagtgccaaaatggtccaccaaatggcttcaattaggtctttattttgcaaaagtttctcatttctgagggggcatccccctcagacaccccccccccgtGTCCCGCGACGTTGTGGgtacatataaagcaataattttacaaaagaggtcaaaacttgtccacgaatggcttcaattgggctgtccttttgcaaattttaggctttttcaaactaaaattttacacaataatagtgacaaaatggtccaccacatggcttcaattgggtcttcatttccaaaagtttctcacttcggaggggggggcacatccccctcagacacccgtCGCGCAAGCCTCCGGGAtgaccgcttcgcggccatttcttacattttttaattttcaggaGTGCCACCCCTTTCTCgaaatcctggatccgcccctgcttTCAAGGGGGGTGGAGGGTGTGCAGTTGCACCTTactagttgattgattgattaattaattgattaattgattaattgattaattgattgattgattgattgattaattgattgattgattgatgtggggattgcttgcttgattgatatgttgattgattgattgcaggattgattgattcatttgaTTGATGTccgggattgattgattgacttgcTTGATTGATAGTTTATGTTGATTgacttattgattgattgattgattgatcctGGATGATTAATTGATTGTCGCGCAAATTATTTACGAACCACGAAAAATTGGGTGGATACCGGTACAGAATAAACCAAATTCTGATTAGGCCCTATTATTatcatttaggggctgtgcaataattatgagccccccaatttccaaacggctcgccaaaaatcacttaacccccccctctcggcctgccaaatattctttgcccccccccttgcgcatgccaaatttttgggatcccaatttacaaaccttaaatggtctataggccctacctgttgcgagcgcagcgagcaggaaaatttgcatgtttaagcgtttccgtactgttttcctaagcctttttagagcgttttatttaaaaggtgccccatgaatgtgtgccaaaaatcgcttgccccctctcggtttgccaaaattgcttccccccttttggctcgccaaaatgtcttgcccctCCTCAATTTTACTCTctccccatggctcataattattattgcacagccccttattattCATAATATAGCCAACAAGTTAAACTCTGTGGATTAGAACGATTTTTGAGCGTCTCCTTCCAAACCTGATTTTCCTTGACTCATTTTGTATCACATATACATGATTCACTATGATCAGGTAGGTCTACCCTATAGGCGTGTCTCGTCCAAAGCTTATAGCGGCAGTTGGTATATATCATCTGTGGCCCAGTTTCACAAACCGCGGACTGAACGTGTAGCTATATCAGGCTAGGCTTGAATAGTTTGAAATGTTGACATTTAGATACTGAGCTTTAAAATTATAACTTTTAACTGCCATAAGTATACTTTAGACCAAACTTATATGAGGACCAAAAGTTTCCACGATTCCAGGGCTAAGACCACCGTTAATGGCATTGATCTCAAACGGTCTGCCGACATTTACCGGGTTTTGTGTTAACGGGTCACATGTTTACAAGCTATCCTTATTTGTCTGTGTCCGTTTGACATTTCACCTTgtgtgtaataattattatttatactcTCTGTACCATCAACACCAACAGATAAATAGCACGTAAAACATAAATAGCCAGTAGACACTACGGATGTCCTTAAAACACAACTTTTCCGGTGGAAATGCACTTCATACTTAAATCTAGCGGCGGGCGAAGTGGAGTAAACGAGTTCTGTATAATTATGACAGATAGGCCGTTAGCATAGTTagtgcatagctatacattttatACTGGCTTTCAGAAAAATGTGGAACTTTTCATTCAAAATCGAAATAAGTCAAATCTAAAAACGACTTGCAACACATGAAAGTATTCGGCCGGAACGCAGTTAAAGGTTATGAAATGTGTCCTTTATACAATTATGAGACCCTCAACTTCGGACCTCAACCAAAAATGGTTCTAATGTGGGTTAAATAACACTTTTTAAGAACCTAAAGGGGTTCTTTCAATTTAAACAACCTTTTTGTCTTATGGGTTCCACTAGGCTAATCAGACAAACAATGGTTCCttataaaagggcatttcgtgatccacagcaaacagcatcatccccccatttttctccaaaaaagttgagatttttatatcat includes:
- the LOC140163922 gene encoding uncharacterized protein, translating into MVELNSVKVDSKNSFFDSMAAIKGGQKLSYYIRFIMIGDSGTGKTTLLLRYIHEDTEGEFRLSDKPVHTVDSKSKMIFRQGKNIRVEIQDTAGMERYRSLTKSHYNNAMGALLVFDLTDEGSFQNLPNWHDDLRRYADSDIQTILVGTRCHRKEHRTVPEESVRRYAEHIEAPYIEVSGERNINVDKCFDMLIDRIFEKQPDVVKEEVSLNHQDEDKDTYTRLCAPCCSS